Below is a genomic region from Streptomyces katrae.
AGGAGGCCGCGGCCTGGGCCGGGGCCACGGACGGCGCGTTCCGCCTCCGCACCTTCCCCGGCGGCCACTTCTACCTCAACGCGCAGCGGGACGCGGTGAACGCGGCCCTGGCCGAAGACCTGGCCGCGTTCGCCCTGCCGGCTCGAGTGTGACCCGCCACCCCCTCTTGGAGAATCAGTTGAGTAGTGCACCCGCCCGTCCCTCGTTCGGGACGGTCATCCTCGCCGTGTCCCTGCCGATGTTCATGGTGGCCCTCGACAACCTGATGGTGACCAACGCGCTGACCTCGATCCGCGCCGACCTGGGCGCCTCGGTCGAGGACCTCCAGTGGATCACCAACGCCTACATCCTGGGCTTCGCCGGCCTGCTGCTCGCGGCGGCCGCGCTCGGCGACCGGTTCGGCCGCAAGCGCGTCTTCGTCACGGGCATCACCGCGTTCACCCTGACCTCGGTCGGCGGCGCCCTGTCCTCCTCCACGGAGGCGCTGGTCCTCTTCCGCGCCCTGCAGGGCATGAGCGCGGCCGCGGTGATGCCGCTGTCGCTGACGCTGCTCGCGATGGCGGTGCCGGCGGAGAAGCGCGGCGCGGCGATCGGCCTGTGGAGCGGCATCAGCGGCCTGGCCGTGGCCCTGTCGCCGCTGATCGGCGGTGCGATCACCTCCGGTCTCGACTGGCAGTGGATCTTCTGGGTGAACGTCCCGGTGGGCGTCGTGGCGGTCCCGCTGGTCCTGAAGGCGGTCTCGGAGAGCCGGGGCGCCCCGGTGAAGCTGGACCTGCTGGGCCTGGTCCTGGCCTGCGCCGGCGTGGTCTCCCTCGTCTGGGCCATCGTCAACGGGCACGAGAAGGGCTGGGGTTCGGCTCCGGTCGTCTCCGCGTTCGCGGCGGCCGTGGTCCTCCTGGGGGCCTTCATCGCCTGGGAGCGCAAGGCGTCGGCCCCGCTGCTGCCGCTGTCCTTCTACCGCGTCCGTGCCTTCACCCTCTCGAACGTGGTCTCCCTGGCCGTGTACTTCGGCATGTTCGGCGCCACCTTCCTGATCGCCCAGTACCTCCAGACGGGCCTGGGCCACTCGGCGTTCGTGGCGGGCCTGTGGACGCTGCCGTGGGCGGTCATGCCGATGTTCATCGCCCCGCAGGCCGGCAAGCTGGCCGCGAAGGTCGGCGCGGGCCGGCTGATGGCGCTGGGCCTGGCGGTGTCCGGGGCCGGCCTGGCCTGGTTCGCCCTGGTGGTCGGGGTCGGCACCTCGGACTGGGCGTTCGTCGGCCCGTTCGTCCTGGCCGGGGCGGGCATGGGCCTGGTCTTCGCCCCCACCGCGACGGTGGTCATGGGCGCTGTCGCGCCGCAGCACATGGGCAAGGCCTCGGGCGCCAACACCACGGTCCGCGAACTGGGCGGCGCGCTCGGCATCGCGGTCCTGGCGAGCGTCTTCGCCGCCCAGGGCGACTTCACCGGGCAGCAGCGTTTCGTGGACGGCCTGGTGCCGGCCATCTGGATCGCGGTCGCGGTGGTCCTCGTGGGCGCCCTGTTCGCCCTGGCCATCCCCCGCCCGAAGGCGGCCCCGGCCCCGGCGGCCGCTCCGGCCCCCCAGGCGAAGGAGCCGGCCGGCGCCACGGCGTGACCCGTCGCTTCCCTCTCCGTGCCACCGGATCGCGAGATCCGGTGGCACGGCCCGTTTCAGCCGGACTTGCGGCGGAAGGTGCGGCTCTGGCCGTTGGGGCCGCTGGCGCCCTTGATCTTCAGGCGGCCCTCGTGGTGGGCCTGCTGGGCGCGGGCGCCCCGGGCCTTGCGCTCCAGGGCCTCGCGGAACTTCTCCTTGCCGTCGGGCTCGGCTGCGGCCGCCTGGTCTTCCGGCGTATCGGTCATGGTTGCCTCCTGGGCCCGGACAAACGATGTACTGCTGGAGCCCGTCAGTGTCGCAGCCGGGCGGGTGGAGAGCGACCCCTTTTCGGATCAATGGCGCCATTCAGGCAACGGGGCCCGCTGCCACCGGCTGGGACGCCGGGGCGCGCAGGACGGGGGAGCGCAGGCGGGTCACGGGGTCGCCGTCGGCGCGCAGGTCGGGAAGGGTCTCGGCGAGGGTGCGCAGGGCGGCCCGGGCGATGGGCCCGACCAGGTGCGCGGACAGCCCGAAGTGCAGGTCGGTGCAGAGGCCGAAGGGCGGGGCGTCCGGCGCGGCCAGCGGGTCGCGGTTGACGGCGGCGACGAGGAGGGTGACGCGGGCGCCCACGGGCAGCGCGGTGCCGGCGAGGGTGACGGCGCAGCGCACGGCCCGGGACTCCAGGCGTACGGGGGGCGCCGTGCGCAGGGTGCGTGCGACGGCCTCCCCGGCCCGGCCCGGGTCCTCGGCCAGCCGCCGCCAGCCGCCGGGTTCGGCGAGCAGCAGGCGGACGGCGTTGGAGACGAGGACGGCGGTGGGCTCGGCCACGCCGAGGGCCATGATCTGCGAAGCCCGCAGGGCGTCGGCCGTGGGCCGGTACAGGGCTTCGGCCAGGAGCCCGGCCAGGGCGGTCTCGGCGGCCTCCCCGGCCCGCGCGGCGGCGTGGCTCTGCGGGCACAGCAGGCCGTCGAGGGCGTGGCGGCAGTCGGGCAGGAGGCGGCAGAACCGCTCGTGCGCGGCCTCGGGGAGGCCCAGCTGCTCGGCGAGGACCGGGCCGGTCAGGCGGCGTGCGTAGTGCTCGGCGAGGTCGAAGCGGTCGCCCAGGGCGGCCAGGAGCCTGCGGGCCCAGGTGGCGGTCCGCTTCTCCAGCCGGTCGGCGTCGTCCGCCCACAGCAGGGGCCCGCCGAAGGCGGTGAGCGCGGCGAGCGGCGCGGCCGAGGCCCGGTCGAGGGTGAGGACGGCGCTGCGGAAGGGCGGCGGGGCGCCGCCGGACACGCCGGGGGCGGGGGCGGGGGCCGGGGCGTCGAAGGCGGGATGTCCGACGACCTCCTCGGCGACGGCCCGTTCGGCGGTGACCCAGGTGTCCGGCAGGGCGCTGCGGTGCAGCGGGCCGAGGGCGCGGACGGCCTCCTCGGCGGCGTCGGGCGTCCCGGTGCCGGTGCGCAGGACCCGGGCGTACGGGTCGGCTTCGAGGGCGGCGAACCACTTGGCGGCCCGGGTGAGTTGGTTCCTGCGGGCCCGGCGGTCGGCCTCCCGGCCGGGGTCCCCGGCCAGCAGCTCGGAGCTCATGTTGCGTCCAGCATGCCATCCCGCCGGACGCGGGGACACCGGGCGCGCGGGCGGGGCGCCCGGATGCGGCCGGCCGGAGTCCCGCCGGGACCCGGCCCGGTCGCCGGTCAGGCGGCGGTGGCGGGAGCCTGCTCGGGCAGTGACTCGTACAGGCCCTGCTCACGGGTGGCGAGGACGGCGATCTCCCGGGCCAGTTCGCGGAAGTCCTCGCTGGTCACGGCGGCGCGGTGCGCGGCGGTGTCCTCCCAGACGGAGAGTTCCACGAAGAAGTTGGCGGTGCCGACCAGGCGGAGCGTCTGGTGGCTGACGCAGCCGGGCTGGGCGCTGACGAAGCGGGTGAGGCGGTCCTTGGCGTCCATGAAGCGCACGAGGTCGCCGTGGACGTTCAGCTTGTTGACGTAGGTCACCATGACGGGCGCTCCTGCTCCTTGGATGGGTCTCGGGGGGTCGGACGGGTGGTGTCAGGCGTTCGCCTCGGCGGCCGCGCGGCTGCGGATGCTGCGGCGCAGCACGCCCCGTACGGGCTTGCCGACGGGGGTGCGCGGGACCGCGTCGATGGCCTCGACGCGGCGGATGCGTTCGAAGGGCGCCAGGCGCTCGTTGGCGCGGGCGGCGATCTCCGCCAGCAGGGGCGCGGGGTCGGCCGCGCCGCGCTCGCGCAGGACGATGCCGGCCCAGGTGACGGACCCGTGCACGGCGTCGGGCCAGCCGACGACCGCGCATTCGGCGACCCGGGGGTCGGAGCCGAGGACCCGCTCGACGGCGCTGGGCGAGACGAGTTCCCCGTCGTGGAGGAAGACGTCCCCGAGCCGGTCGACGAGGAACAGCTCCCCGTCCGGGCCGATCCGGCCGACGTCGCCGGTGGAGAACCAGCCGTCGGGGCCGGCCGGCGCCTCCTCGGTGCCCAGGTAGCCGGCCATCAGCTGCGGGCCGCGCACCTGTACCTCGCCGCTCTCCCCGGGCGGCAGCGGGACCCCGGTGTCGGGGTGGACGACGCGGCATCCGGTACCGGGCACGGGGGTGCCGACGGAGCCGGTGCCGGTCGTGCCGTCGGGGCGCTGGCAGTGGGTGAGCGGGGAGAGCTCGGTCATGCCGTAGCCCTGGACGACGGGGACGCCGATCCGGTGGGCGAGGGTGCGGGCGGCGGCCGGGTTGAGGGCGCTGCCGCCCGAGAGGACGGCGGTCAGCCGGGGGCCGGCGGGCAGGCCGGGCAGGGGGCCACCGCGCAGCCGCTCGTCGGCGGCGAGCCGGTGGAGGCGGGCGGGCAGCCCGTAGTAGTGGGTGGCGCCTGCCTCCTCGGCGAGGGCGAAGGAGGCGAACGGGTCGGGGTCGGGGCACAGCACCTGGCAGGCGCCCGCGTACACGGCCGAGTTGAGGTGCATCGGCTGGTACAGCGGGAGGTGGTTGAGGGTGGTGGAGTCCTCGCCGAGCCGGTGGGCCAGGGCCGTCTGGACGGCGTTGGCGACGAGGTTGCGGTGGGTCAGCCGGACGCCCTTGGGGCTCGCGGTGGTGCCCGTCGTGAACTGGACGCAGGCCTCGGCGTCGAGGTCCACGGAGACGGCCGCGCGCGGGGCGGCGGATCCGGCGGCCGGGGCGACGGCGTCGAGGACGAGGTCCAGCGGGACGGCGGCGCCGGGCAGCGGGCCGCCGTCCTCGGCCCCGGTGACCAGCACCAGGGACAGGCTCTCGGGCCGGTCGGGCAGCGCGCACAGCGCCTCGGCGGCGGCCCGCGGCGCGAAGGCCAGCTCGGCACCGGCGACGGCGAGCACCTTCGCCGTCCGGGCGGGCGCGAGCAGCGGGTTGAGGACGACGACGGTGTTGCCGCTGCGGACGGTGGCGTAGTACGCGGCCGCGAACTCGGCGTCCAGGGTGTTCACGACGGCCACGCGCGCCCCGCGCCGGCCCACCGAGCACTCCAGGTAGGCGGCGATCCGGTCGGCGCGGGCGTCGAGCTCCCCGAAGGTGAGCGTCTGCGCGCCCACGCGCAGCGCCGGGGCCCCGGGGGCCCGCAGGGCGGCGCGGCGCAGCAGCCCGTCGAGCGGCAGGTGCGGCAGTCGCGGCAGTTCCGGATGGGCGGGTGTCGGCACGGCTCTGCTCCCCTCTGCACTGCGTCCCGGCGGGCGACAGGGCCCTCCCACGGTCCACGCCACCGCTCGCAATCCACTCCAGGACCACTCGAACCCCTCTGGTGCACACCTCCGGCCCCGACCGGAACCCACGCCACCCGCCACGGCCCGAACCCCGCCCGCAGGAGGGCCAGGCGGGTCGTTCCCCGGCCCGTCAGGCGAGCGCCGGACTCCGCAAGCCGGGCCGGGCCGGACCGATCCGGTGCGACGCGGCCTACGGCCTCTTGCGTCCGGCCGCCGTCAGGGCCGCCGCGAGCTCGCGTTCGGTGGCGGCTACCGCGACCGGCGGGCGGGCCCAGCCGTACGCGGCGACGCGGCCCGCGACCTGGTGCGCGAGGTCCGCGACCTCCGGGTACCCGCCCAGCACGACGGGCTCCCCGGCCGCCAGCGCGGGGGCCAGCGCGGCCAGGGCGGCCGAGGCCCTGGGGGCCACGGACAGCAGGGCCCGCCTTCCGCGCCGGCCGTGCACGAGGCCGTCGTAACAGTCCTCGGGCGCGCCGGGCGGCCGCAGCAGGCAGACCAGTCCCGTCCCGGGGGCGGCCGCCGCGCGCAGGGTGCGCGGCGGCGGGTCGGGGGGCGCGGCCGCCAGCGGCACGGGGGCTCCGTCCAGCAGCCGCAGCGCCTCGGTGACGGTGGCTCCGGGGTCCGCGTCGGCCGGGAGGCCGCGCAGCAGGCAGGCGACCTGCCACAGGATCTCGTCGGCGTCGCCGTCGGCGATCCGGGTCCGGTCGTGGACGAGCGTCAGCAGCAGCCCGCCGTCCACGTCGTGCCGGGCCGTGAGCACCAACGGCGTCCCCGTGTAGGCCTCGCACTCCTCGGCGGGGCCGACGCCGTCCCCGCCCGCCGCACCGAACGGCCCGGACGGCGCTTCCGGCCCCGCCGGGAAGGCAGGCTCCGCGAACGGCCCCGCCGGGGAGGCGGGCCGCCGGGGCCACCCCGGCGCGGACGCGGGCTCCACGAACGGCCCCGCCGGGAACGGGGACTCCGCCCACGGCCCCACCGGGGACGCGGTCTCCCCCAACTCCCCCACCGGGAACGGGGACTCCCCCAACGCCCCCGCCGGGAGCTCCGGCTGCGGAGGACCCCCGGCGGCGAGGGGGCGCGGTGCCGAGGGGAGGCGGGGTTCGCGTGGGGGCAGGAAGGCCAGGACCGACTCCGTGAGCGGGTCGTACGGGTCGCGGCCCGACCAGCGGTGGACCTGGCCGGCCGAGACCCACTCGTACGCGGCGAGGTCGACGGCCCGCCCCGCGAGGGCGGACAGCAGGTCCGCGAGGGTGCCGCCGGGGCGGACCTCCACGCCCACGGGCAGGGCGCCCAGCAGCGGCCCCGGCAGGCGGTCGGCGCCGTCGAGCGGGATGCCCCGGCCGGACACGGCGGCGCCGAAGGCCACCGGGACCGGTCCCGGACCGCCGTCGGCCGCCCGGTACAGCAGCAGCGCCCACACCGCCTGGAGGGCGGTGCTCTCCGCAGCGCCCCGGGCGGCGGCCCAGCCGCGCAGCCGGGCCGCTTCGGCCGGGGTGAGCCGCTGCCGGGTACGGCCGTGCCCGCGCTGGTGCGTGGGGCGGCCGCGGTCGCCGGCCGGGAGGGTGGCGGAGCCCGCGGGCGGGGCGGCACGGGCCCAGAACTCGCGGGCGGGGGCCCGGTCCCGGGTGCCGATCCACTGGAGGTGGTCGCGCAGGTCGGGCCGCCGCTCACCGCCCCGGGGGCGGCCGTCGGCGGCGTGGGCGCGGTGGAAGGCGCGCACGAGCTGCTCCGCGCCGACCGGGTCGAGGAACGCGCGGTGGTACGTGAGCAGGACCCGCGTCGAACCGTCGGGCTCCTCCAGCAGGGCGATCCGCAGCGGGTCGGGCCGGGTGAGGTCGAACTCGCGCATCCGCTCGGCGGCGAGCAGCGCCTCCCACTGGGCGCCGCCCACCGGGTGGCGGACGATCAGCGGACCGGCGGCCGGGTGGACGGCGAAACCCGGCAGCCCGGTACCGGTGCCGGAAGCAGCCGGCGCGAGCCCGGTCCGCAGCACCGCCTCCTGGTCGGTGACGGTCTGCCAGGCCCGGGTGAACCGCTCGGCGTCGAAGGGGCCGGGCAGCCGCCAGTGCAGCTGCCCGGTGTGCAGGCCGCGGCCCGGGTGGGTGAGGCCGTCGAGGAGCACGTCGACCTGGAGGGGGGCGGCGGGGTGGACCCTCGGCCGGGGGGCGGCGAGAACCCGGGACGCCGGGGCCCGGCGCGGGCCGTCGCCGGGGCGGCCGGTCACCGCCTCGCGCTCAGGCTCGGGACGGCCGTCTCCGCGTGCCGCCGGGCCAGGTGCAGGACGCGGGTGCAGGCACCGCCCAGGCTGCGGCGTACGTGGTCGCGGGCCTGGGCGAGGTCGGCGCCCGGGCCGAGGACCGGCTCGATGTCCTCGGCGCGCAGCAGGACCCGGTGGCTGGCGACGGCGGTGACCCCGGTCTCATCGGGGTCGACCGACCATTCGCCGGTGTGGGCGGCGAGCAGCCGCGGGGTGCGGGTCCGCTTGTAGACGATCCGTCCGGCGTGCGGGAGGCAGATCCGTACGGACTCGCTGGTGTCGGTGGTGCCGTCGGCCGCGCGGGTGTCCATGGTCAGCAGCTGGACGCCCGTACGGTCCTCGGCCACGTGTGCGCGGGTGACCTCGGGCAGGTGGGCGGGCCAGTCCCCGGCCCGGTACAGGAAGTCGTAGACGAGTTCCGGGGGTCCCTCGACGCGCACCGAGTCCTCGAAGGACAGCAGCAGGCCGTCCAGGGCGGTCCACTGCTCGGCGGTCCGCTTCAGCTGCTGGAGTTCGGCGTGGCTGTTGGCGTCGGTGGCGTCGGCGAGCCACCGGGCGCCGGCCCCGTCCCCGGGGGCCACCGCGAACCGGTGGTGCAGGGTCAGCCGGGAGCGGCCGCCGGCGAGTTCGGCGACCTCCCAGCGGCCGCTCATGGCGGTGGCCGGGGGCGCCGGGACCTCCTGGTGGAAGTCGATGGTGCGCCGTGCGGGGTCCAGGGAGCGCCGCGACACCCAGGAGGTGACGGTATCGCCCGCGGTCGCCCACATCCCGAAGCGGTCGCTGGTCCCGTCGAAGTCCAGCCGCTCCACGTGGATGCTGGGCGGGACGAACAGCGGCCACTGCGTCGTGTCCGCGAGCAGCGCGTAGACCACACCCGCGGGGGCGGCCACGTCCACCGAGTACGACGTGTGCTGCACACGCTCACCTGACATCGGTTCACACCTCTCTGCCTCGGTCCACCAACTTCGCGGCAGTCGGCGGAGCTCCGCTCGAAAGGCCCTGGACCCCGGCTGCACGGGCCGTCCACGGGCTCTCGGGAGGCCTTGCGAAGACCCCCCGGGCCGTACGGGTACCCCGGGGCCGTGCGCATACCCCCCGGGCCGGCCCCCGGGCATGTGTCAGAGGGAGGCTTCGGCCGCCGCCCGGTGGTGCAGTTCGCGGCGCAGGGAGCGCCGCTCGGGCTTTCCGGCGGGGGTGCGCGGCACGGCGCCGATCAGCTCGACGCGCCGGATCTGCTCGTGCGGGCCGAGCTGTCCGTTGGCCGTCTCGACGATGGAGTCGAGGACGTCGAGCAGCCCGGGCGCGGTCGGGTCGTGCAGGACGAGCCCGAGCCAGGCGACGGCTCCGTGGACCGGGTCGGGCCAGCCGACGACGACGCAGTCGGCGACCCGGGGGTCGGCGGCGAGG
It encodes:
- a CDS encoding DHA2 family efflux MFS transporter permease subunit, with the protein product MSSAPARPSFGTVILAVSLPMFMVALDNLMVTNALTSIRADLGASVEDLQWITNAYILGFAGLLLAAAALGDRFGRKRVFVTGITAFTLTSVGGALSSSTEALVLFRALQGMSAAAVMPLSLTLLAMAVPAEKRGAAIGLWSGISGLAVALSPLIGGAITSGLDWQWIFWVNVPVGVVAVPLVLKAVSESRGAPVKLDLLGLVLACAGVVSLVWAIVNGHEKGWGSAPVVSAFAAAVVLLGAFIAWERKASAPLLPLSFYRVRAFTLSNVVSLAVYFGMFGATFLIAQYLQTGLGHSAFVAGLWTLPWAVMPMFIAPQAGKLAAKVGAGRLMALGLAVSGAGLAWFALVVGVGTSDWAFVGPFVLAGAGMGLVFAPTATVVMGAVAPQHMGKASGANTTVRELGGALGIAVLASVFAAQGDFTGQQRFVDGLVPAIWIAVAVVLVGALFALAIPRPKAAPAPAAAPAPQAKEPAGATA
- a CDS encoding DUF5302 domain-containing protein gives rise to the protein MTDTPEDQAAAAEPDGKEKFREALERKARGARAQQAHHEGRLKIKGASGPNGQSRTFRRKSG
- a CDS encoding antibiotic biosynthesis monooxygenase family protein, which translates into the protein MVTYVNKLNVHGDLVRFMDAKDRLTRFVSAQPGCVSHQTLRLVGTANFFVELSVWEDTAAHRAAVTSEDFRELAREIAVLATREQGLYESLPEQAPATAA
- a CDS encoding class I adenylate-forming enzyme family protein, with translation MPTPAHPELPRLPHLPLDGLLRRAALRAPGAPALRVGAQTLTFGELDARADRIAAYLECSVGRRGARVAVVNTLDAEFAAAYYATVRSGNTVVVLNPLLAPARTAKVLAVAGAELAFAPRAAAEALCALPDRPESLSLVLVTGAEDGGPLPGAAVPLDLVLDAVAPAAGSAAPRAAVSVDLDAEACVQFTTGTTASPKGVRLTHRNLVANAVQTALAHRLGEDSTTLNHLPLYQPMHLNSAVYAGACQVLCPDPDPFASFALAEEAGATHYYGLPARLHRLAADERLRGGPLPGLPAGPRLTAVLSGGSALNPAAARTLAHRIGVPVVQGYGMTELSPLTHCQRPDGTTGTGSVGTPVPGTGCRVVHPDTGVPLPPGESGEVQVRGPQLMAGYLGTEEAPAGPDGWFSTGDVGRIGPDGELFLVDRLGDVFLHDGELVSPSAVERVLGSDPRVAECAVVGWPDAVHGSVTWAGIVLRERGAADPAPLLAEIAARANERLAPFERIRRVEAIDAVPRTPVGKPVRGVLRRSIRSRAAAEANA
- a CDS encoding condensation domain-containing protein; the protein is MTGRPGDGPRRAPASRVLAAPRPRVHPAAPLQVDVLLDGLTHPGRGLHTGQLHWRLPGPFDAERFTRAWQTVTDQEAVLRTGLAPAASGTGTGLPGFAVHPAAGPLIVRHPVGGAQWEALLAAERMREFDLTRPDPLRIALLEEPDGSTRVLLTYHRAFLDPVGAEQLVRAFHRAHAADGRPRGGERRPDLRDHLQWIGTRDRAPAREFWARAAPPAGSATLPAGDRGRPTHQRGHGRTRQRLTPAEAARLRGWAAARGAAESTALQAVWALLLYRAADGGPGPVPVAFGAAVSGRGIPLDGADRLPGPLLGALPVGVEVRPGGTLADLLSALAGRAVDLAAYEWVSAGQVHRWSGRDPYDPLTESVLAFLPPREPRLPSAPRPLAAGGPPQPELPAGALGESPFPVGELGETASPVGPWAESPFPAGPFVEPASAPGWPRRPASPAGPFAEPAFPAGPEAPSGPFGAAGGDGVGPAEECEAYTGTPLVLTARHDVDGGLLLTLVHDRTRIADGDADEILWQVACLLRGLPADADPGATVTEALRLLDGAPVPLAAAPPDPPPRTLRAAAAPGTGLVCLLRPPGAPEDCYDGLVHGRRGRRALLSVAPRASAALAALAPALAAGEPVVLGGYPEVADLAHQVAGRVAAYGWARPPVAVAATERELAAALTAAGRKRP
- a CDS encoding aromatase/cyclase yields the protein MSGERVQHTSYSVDVAAPAGVVYALLADTTQWPLFVPPSIHVERLDFDGTSDRFGMWATAGDTVTSWVSRRSLDPARRTIDFHQEVPAPPATAMSGRWEVAELAGGRSRLTLHHRFAVAPGDGAGARWLADATDANSHAELQQLKRTAEQWTALDGLLLSFEDSVRVEGPPELVYDFLYRAGDWPAHLPEVTRAHVAEDRTGVQLLTMDTRAADGTTDTSESVRICLPHAGRIVYKRTRTPRLLAAHTGEWSVDPDETGVTAVASHRVLLRAEDIEPVLGPGADLAQARDHVRRSLGGACTRVLHLARRHAETAVPSLSARR